A window of Hippoglossus stenolepis isolate QCI-W04-F060 chromosome 16, HSTE1.2, whole genome shotgun sequence contains these coding sequences:
- the hs3st2 gene encoding heparan sulfate glucosamine 3-O-sulfotransferase 2 codes for MAHRFLSSTNRFSARFAFIFTVSLSCTYLCYSILFCRGTIMTNQGYEGKRCPPSKTAAGGKKLLGNVENCASLEVRSALDETAAQRGSSELRDQSKAPAASGSHWADTKFRNMSVAQKYGNKKLPNALIVGVKKGGTRAVLEFIRIHPDVRALGTEPHFFDRNYDRGLDWYRGLMPRTLDSQITLEKTPSYFVTREAPRRIASMSRETKLIVVVRNPVTRAISDYTQTLSKKPDIPTFEDLAFKNRSLGLVDTSWNAIRIGMYILHLENWLQYFRPSQMHFVSGERLITDPAGEMGRVQDFLGLKRIITDKHFYFNRTKGFPCLKKPESSSQPRCLGKSKGRTHVLIDEEVIEQLQEFYRPFNTKFYETVGQDFKWD; via the exons ATGGCACATAGGTTCCTCTCATCTACGAACAGATTCAGCGCAAGATTCGCCTTCATCTTCACCGTGTCACTGTCCTGCACCTATCTGTGCTACAGTATTCTTTTCTGCCGGGGCACAATCATGACAAACCAGGGATACGAGGGGAAAAGGTGCCCGCCGAGCAAGACCGCAGCAGGGGGGAAGAAACTTCTTGGAAATGTGGAGAATTGCGCGTCGCTGGAAGTCCGGTCCGCCCTGGATGAGACCGCTGCCCAGCGAGGATCAAGTGAGCTCCGCGACCAAAGTAAAGCCCCCGCCGCGTCCGGGAGTCACTGGGCTGACACGAAGTTCAGAAACATGAGCGTCGCGCAGAAATATGGGAATAAGAAGCTGCCTAACGCGTTGATAGTCGGGGTAAAGAAAGGAGGCACCAGGGCGGTGCTGGAGTTCATCCGGATACATCCAGATGTGCGCGCGCTCGGAACAGAGCCGCACTTTTTCGACAGAAACTACGACAGGGGGCTGGATTGGTacag GGGACTGATGCCGCGAACACTAGACAGCCAGATCACGTTAGAGAAGACTCCCAGCTACTTCGTCACCAGAGAGGCACCCAGACGCATCGCCAGCATGTCCCGCGAGACCAAGCTGATTGTCGTGGTGCGTAACCCGGTCACAAGAGCCATCTCCGACTACACGCAGACTCTTTCCAAGAAGCCAGACATTCCCACGTTTGAGGACCTGGCCTTTAAGAACAGAAGTTTAGGTCTCGTTGACACCTCCTGGAACGCCATTCGGATCGGAATGTACATCCTGCACCTGGAGAACTGGCTGCAGTACTTTCGCCCGTCACAGATGCACTTTGTGAGCGGCGAGCGGCTGATCACCGACCCGGCGGGGGAGATGGGCCGCGTTCAGGACTTCCTGGGACTGAAACGAATAATCACGGACAAGCACTTCTACTTTAATCGAACCAAAGGCTTCCCCTGTCTGAAGAAGCCGGAGAGCAGCAGCCAGCCACGCTGCCTCGGCAAATCCAAGGGGAGGACTCACGTATTGATCGACGAGGAGGTCAtagagcagctgcaggagttttATAGGCCATTTAATACCAAATTCTATGAAACAGTGGGACAGGACTTCAAGTGGGACTGA